A DNA window from Ostrea edulis chromosome 5, xbOstEdul1.1, whole genome shotgun sequence contains the following coding sequences:
- the LOC125651867 gene encoding uncharacterized protein LOC125651867 isoform X1 — translation MTACHWSIMAEQRTGIMNIPSTQTPLENLFHYVHGGIHGLNDYTMAKKSGAWESGFQPVRNFQSGQQAWTAAGSVGQLQRQTTPVTYTQQIGTIGTCTITNGPAHRQPDHLFQGGSQQTTTPNIYPPYQQYTTSSVGVVRAPAQQNQFIDRAFPPSTKNNHCSNPTAYTTLASSGVNQNMHLRSQPVQPFYSQEMAMLQVPHQPAMSQTSHSQGQAARINVSEGQSGMYRNFSMPPRPNFSSQQGYTEISSHGSQANHGMRPLHTPNVNHQRPPYPFHPTQRNSSQFDPPLRNVNLRHHVPSTSRPQFHPAFRPSGSVHSMVNPLQMSSEQLQSSQDWQCFQQKATIYAPNIPHGPILGFYFHCRQFYEHHLRSVLHPNSQVYTFHDFCEEYLKRQEKNGAFKIFPSAQNTADVQENEKEPSDRSLLGQWYRHPDENQIQAMNPPVSSVNNINNDCVLQSTDHVDIPVCQQNAVSATTVCQDDHVDSDQEYIITPTDAFKVEVNENWESEQSNCTSPEREMDNFEREVEDIEDAIATNEQDDSEKAKHLTIKLPFHPPSKSDDRRKSLMSADQNVISNKDMQKLSEVVNKVMVNMKNTVDPSPDTVTSTAEAISESSFVDCTRTPIVAETLTTDSDLSRNEKARYTIGQNASHAQQNKTNSVTKRKHSTAEVDPEHEIQSVNLHPSKKQRKETSDENPGVPQLTNDNQMGKEIYVKDVVPLQQTKNTSVDKSVFSKSVESEERGKADMSKNEESGQKDPLQEAGGIHSESQREPPQEAGGIHNESQREPPQEAGGIHSKSQKEPPQEVGGMHSKSQKEPPQEAGGMHSKSQREPPQEAGGIHSKSRLLFLIKFHGEEVLCINCEKGHYLLMREILKKNFVCLAQTRGSKGKKNLHSKYFTDVFLAKERDLNIPYKELPEDKKSKVKEYMTKSNILTKAGKGNHIGIIHINDAHRLYQYFFGLKNCRDNCIQLHHNSDRDWMLPNCETGSSVALSVVERNDVEREAVVSFEYESDATIPYTEGSDDDDVILLDELSFSDSQEVSASKMMKTEECSAKDSNEEIVVIETSLSVKMVEMDASYANSEDLMEEMKERVKSDKMQDDSFPLEIDHAEVNDPTENGDEGEIELREGVAPLYGDESEIELRGGIAPLYGEEGEIELRGGIAPLYGGQFRFLVIDGIKFYPFADLCKRFDVVELTACMKMRKDDKYRAFRCEQIEADFLNRLEPLLPKIAENATLLEEDILFDIAQGKTDVDKPDESQQLEEKFVMSNNPEHPDQATNQNRLPSAEPEQKGQISNFPISKNLVKITTNPDDTFLVREMVSPVQNEEDKAVSKKNRILCTPVHNRCSSSDVEICQTNEVSSTMQTPISEEKEIQRNLAQDFTAAEEQQTNIVESSSSELDCCDVVQNSTENNNNSQNASDAMLNIGVLQKVQKTLSSIPPTADTTQIHQALQEFFKTCRETSSEAQKIVTEAFVSVLKQNMVLQNELSNLRSGIADLKEDKGKWENATKKCKGMYSSSEMSSCVISYTVLTPQPPANKYLRDKSNDCPTSCRMICMF, via the exons ATGACAGCTTGCCATTGGAGCATCATGGCAGAGCAGAGAACAGGTATTATG AATATACCAAGTACACAAACACCATTAGAAAACCTTTTCCACTACGTGCATGGTGGCATACATGGTCTAAATGACTACACCATGGCAAAAAAATCAGGAGCCTGGGAGAGTGGGTTTCAACCGGTCAGAAACTTTCAAAGCGGTCAACAAGCGTGGACTGCTGCAGGTTCAGTGGGGCAGTTGCAGAGACAGACAACACCAGTCACCTACACTCAACAGATCGGCACCAtaggtacat GCACAATAACAAATGGACCTGCACATCGGCAGCCAGATCATTTATTCCAAGGAGGTTCTCAGCAGACTACGACCCCAAACATTTATCCTCCCTACCAGCAGTATACAACTTCCTCAGTAGGGGTGGTCAGAGCACCAGCACAGCAGAACCAGTTTATAGACAGAGCCTTTCCACCCTCCACCAAAAACAACCACTGCAGCAACCCAACTGCTTACACAACGCTTGCTAGCTCAGGAGTTAATCAAAATATGCATCTCAGAAGTCAGCCTGTTCAACCATTCTATTCACAAGAAATGGCAATGCTTCAAGTACCCCATCAGCCTGCAATGTCACAAACTAGTCATTCTCAAGGACAAGCAGCAAGAATCAATGTGTCTGAAGGGCAGTCTGGCATGTATAGAAATTTTTCAATGCCGCCTCGTCCGAACTTCTCATCACAACAGGGCTACACTGAGATCAGTAGTCATG GTAGCCAAGCAAACCATGGAATGAGACCACTTCATACTCCAAATGTAAATCACCAGAGACCACCATACCCTTTCCACCCAACACAGCGAAATTCATCACAGTTTGATCCACCCCTGAGAAATGTGAATCTTCGACATCATGTACCTTCAACAAGTAGGCCACAATTCCACCCAGCTTTCAGACCTTCAGGAAGCGTCCATTCAATGGTAAATCCTTTACAGATGTCATCTGAGCAACTCCAATCATCACAAGATTGGCAATGTTTTCAGCAGAAGGCAACAATTTATGCTCCAAATATTCCACATGGGCCAATACTTGGGTTTTATTTCCACTGTCGCCAATTTTATGAACACCATCTGAGATCAGTATTACACCCTAACTCCCAGGTTTATACATTTCATGACTTTTGTGAAGAATACCTAAAGCGTCAGGAGAAAAACGGGGCATTTAAGATTTTCCCATCAGCTCAAAATACTGCAGATGTTCAAGAGAATGAGAAAGAGCCATCTGACAGGTCACTCCTAGGACAATGGTACAGGCATCCAGATGAAAATCAGATTCAAGCAATGAATCCACCAGTCTCTTCAGTgaataatataaacaatgactGTGTCCTTCAATCAACTGACCATGTAGACATCCCCGTCTGTCAACAAAATGCAGTTTCAGCGACCACTGTGTGTCAGGATGACCATGTCGACAGTGATCAGGAATACATCATCACGCCAACAGATGCATTTAAAGTCGAAGTGAATGAAAACTGGGAGAGTGAACAAAGTAACTGTACCAGTCCCGAAAGAGAAATGGACAATTTCGAAAGAGAAGTGGAAGACATTGAAGATGCAATCGCCACCAATGAACAAGACGACAGTGAAAAAGCGAAACATTTGACAATTAAGTTACCATTTCATCCACCTTCCAAAAGTGATGACAGGAGGAAGAGCTTAATGTCTGCTGATCAGAATGTGATCTCAAATAAGGATATGCAGAAACTCTCAGAGGTTGTGAATAAAGTGATGGTAAACATGAAGAATACCGTAGACCCCTCACCAGACACGGTAACATCCACAGCGGAAGCTATTTCAGAATCATCGTTTGTGGATTGCACTAGAACCCCTATAGTCGCTGAAACTCTGACAACTGACAGTGATTTATCAAGAAATGAAAAGGCTAGATATACAATTGGTCAGAATGCCAGTCATGCCCAGCAGAATAAAACAAATTCTGTCACCAAAAGAAAGCATTCTACAGCAGAAGTTGATCCAGAACATGAAATACAGTCTGTGAATCTACATCCATCCAAAAAGCAACGCAAAGAGACCAGTGATGAGAACCCTGGTGTGCCCCAACTGACCAACGACAACCAGATGGGGAAAGAAATATATGTGAAGGATGTTGTTCCTCTTCAGCAAACCAAAAACACATCAGTTGATAAGAGTGTGTTTTCCAAAAGTGTGGAATCTGAAGAGAGGGGAAAGGCTGACATGTCAAAGAATGAGGAAAGTGGTCAGAAAGATCCTCTACAGGAAGCAGGTGGCATACATAGTGAATCTCAGAGAGAACCTCCACAGGAAGCAGGTGGCATACATAATGAATCTCAGAGAGAACCTCCACAGGAAGCAGGTGGCATACATAGTAAATCTCAGAAAGAACCTCCACAGGAAGTAGGTGGCATGCATAGTAAATCTCAGAAAGAACCTCCACAGGAAGCAGGTGGCATGCATAGTAAATCTCAGAGAGAACCTCCACAGGAAGCAGGTGGCATACATAGTAAATCTCGCTTACTATTCCTAATCAAATTTCATGGAGAAGAGGTCTTGTGCATTAATTGTGAGAAGGGTCATTACCTTTTAATGCgagaaattttaaagaaaaactttgTTTGTCTAGCGCAGACCAGAGGCAGTAAAGGCAAGAAAAACCTGCACtcaaaatatttcactgatgtGTTTCTGGCCAAAGAACGTGATCTCAACATTCCATACAAGGAGTTGCCAGAGGACAAGAAATCGAAAGTGAAAGAATACATGACGAAATCAAATATACTGACAAAAGCAGGGAAAGGAAACCATATTGGAATTATCCACATCAATGATGCTCACAGGCTGTATCAGTATTTCTTTGGGTTAAAGAATTGTAGAGATAACTGCATACAGTTACATCACAACTCGGACAGGGACTGGATGCTGCCAAACTGTGAAACAGGGAGTTCTGTTGCATTAAGTGTCGTTGAAAGGAATGATGTTGAAAGGGAAGCAGTTGTCTCCTTTGAATATGAGAGTGATGCTACTATTCCCTACACTGAGGggagtgatgatgatgatgttaTTTTGCTTGATGAATTAAGTTTTTCAGATTCACAGGAAGTCTCTGCAAGCAAAATGATGAAAACAGAGGAATGCAGTGCTAAAGATAGCAATGAGGAAATTGTTGTAATAGAGACCAGTCTGAGTGTAAAAATGGTGGAGATGGATGCTTCTTATGCAAATAGTGAAGACTTGATggaagaaatgaaagaaagagtTAAAAGTGATAAAATGCAAGATGACTCTTTTCCACTTGAAATTGATCATGCTGAAGTTAATGATCCAACTGAAAACGGGGATGAAGGTGAGATTGAGCTGAGAGAAGGAGTCGCCCCTTTGTATGGGGATGAAAGTGAGATCGAGCTGAGAGGAGGAATTGCCCCTTTGTATGGGGAGGAAGGTGAGATCGAGCTGAGAGGAGGAATTGCCCCTTTGTATGGGGGGCAATTCAGGTTTCTTGTCATTGATGGAATCAAGTTTTATCCTTTTGCTGACTTATGCAAGAGATTTGATGTGGTTGAACTTACAGCATGTATGAAAATGAGGAAGGACGACAAGTACAGGGCGTTCAGGTGTGAACAGATAGAGGCAGATTTTCTCAATCGTTTGGAGCCCTTATTGCCAAAAATAGCAGAAAATGCAACTCTACTGGAGGAGGATATTTTGTTCGATATAGCTCAAGGGAAAACCGATGTGGACAAACCAGACGAAAGTCAACAACTGGAAGAAAAGTTTGTTATGTCAAATAATCCAGAACATCCAGACCAGGCTACAAATCAAAATCGGCTGCCTTCTGCTGAACCGGAACAAAAGGGTCAGATTTCAAACTTCCCCATTTCGAAAAACTTGGTAAAAATCACCACCAACCCTGATGATACTTTTTTGGTGAGAGAGATGGTTAGTCCTGTCCAGAACGAAGAGGATAAGGcagtttcaaagaaaaatagaaTTCTCTGTACTCCAGTCCACAATAGATGCAGTTCAAGTGATGTGGAGATTTGTCAGACAAACGAGGTTTCCAGCACCATGCAGACACCCATTTCTGAGGAGAAAGAAATTCAAAGAAATTTAGCCCAAGACTTTACAGCAGCTGAAGAACAGCAGACAAACA TTGTGGAGAGCAGTTCCTCGGAGTTAGATTGCTGTGACGTAGTGCAGAATTCCACAGAAAACAACAATAACAGCCAGAATGCCAGTGATGCCATGTTGAATATTGGCGTACTACAGAAGGTCCAGAAAACTCTCTCCAGTATACCTCCCACTGCAGATACCACACAGATCCATCAGGCTCTCCAAGAGTTCTTCA AAACCTGTCGGGAAACTTCCTCTGAAGCTCAGAAGATTGTCACTGAGGCATTTGTCTCTgttctaaaacaaaatatggtcTTGCAAA